The sequence ctctcattacAACGTAGTAAAATACAATACAGCAAGCCCAACAAAGTCATCGCGCGAAAGAAACATATGCAAAAAATGataaataaacaaacaaCTAATAGCCCCCCGATGGCAATAACAGGAGATGACGCTATTCACtgcttcctctccctccaaCCCCGCCAAACCCACTACTTTACGCGGTCAACTGGCGATATTCTCCCTCCCTGAAACGCGAGAAAACACTCTCTAAAAAACCGGCCCACAGGTGTATGCTGTCTTATCGGCATGGCCCGTGCCTTTCTGGCTAGTTGAGTGGTGCTAGTTAGCAGTAGTGCGGCGTGGCGCTCCATGAGCAACTACAGTTGATTTGAAGCGTTTTGATAGCTgaaaacgaaacgaaacaaaacaacGGGCAGCTCTTATGATTGCTGCCATGTCCAGTCGTCTTTTGCCAGAACTCTACCCTCGCTTCTTGACGGAACTACTCAATGACAGCACAGCCACCATCACTGCAAAACGGACACCATCGAGGCATCTACAGCATTAAGCCAACAAACGGCTGCCCCACTATCGATATCACTCATTCTGCAGGGGCCTCAAGACTCCCCTTCCAGTAAAAGTCCTAGCCtacagtatgtacatacatacctgTAGTACCAAAAGGAGACCTACATATAGATCTACCTACCATACAAGTATGGAAGATCTTCCAAACAACGCCACTTCTCATCATAACGCTGTAACACAAAAGTCCCATTccatatacggagtacatacaGCCAGTTCAATACCACTAGGGAAGAAAAACCGTAAGGCATCCACGTAGCCTCGCCTCGTCACTCTCATCACGAGCGCAGCTCAGTGGACCCTCTTGCCGTCCTGCATGCGTTAGACACGACATCCTGTCAAGCCACCAACCGGCATATACGTCTGCTTTCCCGCGCCAGGCGGGCTTATCCCCTGGTAGCCTCATAATCAAGAATAGGATGTGTAATCGTTGTCATTCAATAGATGATTATATTCAAAACCCCCTAGTATGCTAGGAAGGCTTGCGTGGCTTTTGCAGAAtgtcaaaaacaaaaagcccGCTGTCTTATCTCCGAGTACGGATTCTTCCAATAGTAATGTATCTAATAGCCAAGGAAAAAAGATAACCAAAAACGCCTTTCCCGGTCGACCTCAAATCATTAACATCATGCATCTCGCCAACAAATGCATTACGCCTTGCTcttgaataaaaaatatGATAGTAATGAGGGGAACAATAATGTGATAGTCGCCTAGTAATGCCGCTGTAAGTGATGCCAGaaaatgatgataatgaACGAATGATATAAAAACCCGATGATAAAAACCCGCACCGCTTCGGTTTAAACTTCGCCCCAGCTGCCCATCGCGGcattgggagcagcagcagcaatcatTGATCCCGTGCCGATGGATCCTCCAATGTCCCAGTAGTGTCGTGATGAGACGCTGCTTCTCCTGGCTGATCGGCGTGTGCTCTGGCTGGCACAGCTGGAGTGATGTCGCATAGCCACGGGGCTGCTAGGTGCAGTTGCTTTGAAAGCTCGACGTTCATTAGGGCGAGTCCGGGAGGTGAGGGGGTGGTGCTGCCTTACTCTGGCAGCCTTAGCGGCAGCGTCTTGCGGCTTCGCAGGAACCGGACGGGTAGTCATCTCGGTAGGGATCGTCGGCTCAGGCCTAGACGTAAAGCGTGACACTAGGTATCGGAACATGAGCTTGATATCAATGTCCCTCTCCCACTCCTCTTGAGTAAATGTGTCGTCCATGGGCAAATCCTGTAATAATGCCTCTGATGCCGTTGACCTCAGTGGTGGTCTGTTGGTCGTTCGCGGAGTGGATCGGATCGTGGGTCTGAATTCTGGAAATATATTCTCGCTGGCCCTATCTGCTGCTGTGCGTGCGGACGAAGATGCCCGCGCGCCTGCAGCCTCCGGTATGGCCGGCAAACCGGCATAAGGCAAAGGTACCTGGTGAACATGCGAGTACGTTGAAAAGGCGCCGGGGTGCTTTGAGAGATGGTTGACCAGCAAGCCAAGCTCTCTTGATACTGTCTCCAGGATGCGCATATGCCACGATTCTTCTGATTCCGGAGCTGATGGCTCCTGGTCGTGTCCACTCTCTGACGGACGCGGGGTCCTTGAAAGCTCCTCATCGCTTAATAGATCGCCCCCGAGTACCACGGATAGTAGCTTCTCATCTATACCAAGTATATCCCGCAAAACTTTGCGAGTGATTCTCGTAATCAGCCCTTCGCTGTCTTCCTTGTCTTCTGGGTGAGTATCTGGGTCTTCCTCATGCCAAGTCATGTCTTCCGTCTCGGTGACTTCCTCTGCCTTTGGCACGGGTTTCTGTGAAACGACCCGCTTCTGCTGCAATATCTTTGATCGCCGTGCCTCGCGCTGCACCTCTTCTAGGATGATGCGGCTATGTTCCAGCCGCCAGGCTTCAATCCGTgccctcttctctgcctcctgGATTTGCGCTTGCTCCAATTCAAACTGAGCCTCATCAAAGCTGTTTAGCCTCCGGCGTACTCGTCTGGGGTTAAACCTCTCAAACTGGTAAATGTGGTCCTGAGCGTCTAAGCCGAGGGCGGGTTGATCCAAGTGGAACGAGCCGAGGCCATCGTGGGCTGGGAGGACCGGCATAACAAAGCTATTCCGGGGGAATGACCTGAACCCAGGCAGATGGCCATCGAGACTATCCAGCTCAGCATCATCCGCTTGTGATTCGTCAACAGCCGCAGAGAGCTGCGAGGACTGGGCTTCATCATTTCGCccggccgccgccgccgccgccgccgaccCTGTTCTTGCAACTGTATTTAAGCTGCCGAGGTCGCTTAGGCGCGAGCGGCCTGGGGTCTCCAACGATTCGTCATGCTCATCTTCGGTCAGATAGGACGTGGTGGTCACATCGGTAGGAGGCGAGAAGAGCACCCAAGTCTGCGCCTCGTCGGCTTCTTGCTCCTGGGCGCTGCGCGCCGATCGCCTAGAAAGACCTTGGCTGCCAACAGCGGAGCGAGCAGCCCGCTGCACGGCCGGACGGTTGGGCTGCTGTTGAAATGCCATGATGGCTGTATGTATTTGGAAGGaataaagaagggaaaaaagaagaagaggacaggCGTTTAATGTGGGTTCCAAATGTCGGTTATTCTCTAATTATCGGGGAAAGGTCGCGCGCGATAAGGCAAATGGGGGGCGCTCTGATCGGTGAAGGATAGCTGCATGTGGCGATGCCGAGTCAAGGTGGAGCGCTCAAGGGAATAAGCGGATGTGTAGGGGTGTCGCTGGAACAAATCGTGCCAGTCGCCAATGGCCTGGGGTTTGAACGTGGCCGGGAGCAGCAAGCAAAAGGCGacgaagagcaagaaaactgaggaggaaaaggagaggctGGACGGGCCagccttttgtttttgttgagcGTCATCGCGACCAGGCCACCTGGGTAGTAGCAACGGCCTGATGGGCCGGGGTGGGGGTTTGGTGGCTGCTCGCGTGCTGGCAGCTGAGGTGACAGTGGTCAGAGGCCAGCCACTTGTGCGCTGTTGCCGCCCACTGACGCCTACTGACAGTGCGATTGGTGCTGCACAGACGTTCCGAGACAGCGCCGTCGCCGCGGGTTTCAGCGACTTCTCCCGCTGTCGCTAGCTGCTGGGCACTGTACTCGCGGCTCCATCCTGCGTACATGATCTGTAGCTGCTAGCACCGGGCGGGCTACGTCGAGCACTAAGCAGCGCGGTAGGGGGACATCGTTGATACTAGCGATGCTAGCACGTAACCTACAGTTGACTTGGCGCGCTGGGTCTTGCAAATCCATCTGGATTACGGCGAGATTCACCTTCTTTGCGTCACATTTACGCTCCGCTACTGGGCCGCCCAAGTCAGCGCTGCACCACCCTCACGGGTAAAGGCCAGTTATGCTTGAGCAGCAATCTAGATACGACACGGCACGGGAAAATaagcaaaagaaggaggcgagaacaaaataaaaagttttccATCCGATTACTGCGTCGTGCTGAAGTTAGGCGGAGCGTCCTTTGTCAAAGTGCTGATGAACGCCCGCCACCACCCGTTCCTTGTACCTACATGCACGACCAATGCGCGCACTCAGCGACTCGTGCATACTTCGGTGTTTGCGGCACGTTGGCGGAATTGCTTATCGGCACAGGCGGCTCTATCCGACTTTCGGGGTCCCTTTGTGACGCCTTTCTGTGTCGCTtgggaggagaaagagaaaaaaaaaaaaaagaccaagaccaagacccTGCGTCATGGATATTTCCTCCCCCACCAACCAATAGCTGTGTCCGTGTGCCATCCCATCCGTATTGTGCAATCTTATTGTGCTCCCGTTACCCGTATGTGTCTCAGGGCAGATACAGAACGATACAGTGCTTCGTTGTAAACCAACTTGGTACACAGAGCAGTATATGGTAGTATCACTGCTAAAACTCTATTGTACTGTGCAGCCCAACAAAAAGCTCTTGGGGCATCCCCATCCAGTGCTCATCCATCGTACTTCTGTGACCATAGTGTCACTGACTCAAGTCAGGTGGTCTCGTCATAACCTGCCAGCGCCAGGTCCGGATCTCGGATGGCATTTGGAAACTATCTGTTCCTGGCATAGAACGGCATTTGCTAAGACACCCATTACGGCGGTGGCTGATGCTAGGTAGGCAAGCTCTGAGTTCGACGTTGTAGTATCTGCACACTGGACTCAGCTTGGCCAAGTGCAAATACGAGTACCTACTTACAAATCAACCCAAGGATTTCCCCTTTTTGATGACAAGGGCTAGGTTTATTCACCAGACAGTTCAGGTGAAACAGCCACTTTATGGGTAATTTCAACATAGCGAGCGATAAGAATCAAAATTTCTGTACATGGTAGGACACAGCGGGTATAGTGCTGAACGCACAATGGTTTGAATTGCCTAACTGATGATTCTCAAATCGAGAAATCTCTTATCTGACAGTGCCATAATTACGCCAACCTA comes from Trichoderma asperellum chromosome 3, complete sequence and encodes:
- a CDS encoding uncharacterized protein (EggNog:ENOG41); its protein translation is MAFQQQPNRPAVQRAARSAVGSQGLSRRSARSAQEQEADEAQTWVLFSPPTDVTTTSYLTEDEHDESLETPGRSRLSDLGSLNTVARTGSAAAAAAAGRNDEAQSSQLSAAVDESQADDAELDSLDGHLPGFRSFPRNSFVMPVLPAHDGLGSFHLDQPALGLDAQDHIYQFERFNPRRVRRRLNSFDEAQFELEQAQIQEAEKRARIEAWRLEHSRIILEEVQREARRSKILQQKRVVSQKPVPKAEEVTETEDMTWHEEDPDTHPEDKEDSEGLITRITRKVLRDILGIDEKLLSVVLGGDLLSDEELSRTPRPSESGHDQEPSAPESEESWHMRILETVSRELGLLVNHLSKHPGAFSTYSHVHQVPLPYAGLPAIPEAAGARASSSARTAADRASENIFPEFRPTIRSTPRTTNRPPLRSTASEALLQDLPMDDTFTQEEWERDIDIKLMFRYLVSRFTSRPEPTIPTEMTTRPVPAKPQDAAAKAARVRQHHPLTSRTRPNERRAFKATAPSSPVAMRHHSSCASQSTRRSARRSSVSSRHYWDIGGSIGTGSMIAAAAPNAAMGSWGEV
- a CDS encoding uncharacterized protein (TransMembrane:1 (i80-101o)); this translates as MYAGWSREYSAQQLATAGEVAETRGDGAVSERLCSTNRTVTASTRAATKPPPRPIRPLLLPRWPGRDDAQQKQKAGPSSLSFSSSVFLLFVAFCLLLPATFKPQAIGDWHDLFQRHPYTSAYSLERSTLTRHRHMQLSFTDQSAPHLPYRARPFPDN